Sequence from the Nymphaea colorata isolate Beijing-Zhang1983 chromosome 9, ASM883128v2, whole genome shotgun sequence genome:
AACTTTTATTTTAACTCCTGCGGCTACCAACATCCTAATTTCTTTATCTAACTTTAATGATTTAGAAAGCCAGTTTCAGGTTTCAAACCAAgccaaatgcattttttattcaGCTTTGTAAAAtcccaaaatttgaaaaatagcTACTTTTACATGCCATATATCATTTGTAGAAAtaaacatgtgtgtgtgtgtctgtgagagagagagagagagatctattTATGACTGGACATGAAGTTGCAACTTGCACCCACACAGTCTTGTTCTTTTTGTTAACCTAAATCATCGCCATTCAGAATCGAGTCAACAACGAACCTGTGCACGTCATCGGAGAGGTGCCACGCAACCAGTATACAGTGGAGTAAGCTGATCTCACTTGCATcttatttgtctttttatacTTGGTGGAATTCATTCTTCATTCACTGGAAGCTGTCAAATCTTATTCCCTTCCAAAGCATCTTAAATTCTACACGATGCTGATCTAATACAACCAGGACGCTCgataaaaaatctcaaatcttgAAGTGGAGCTTGCAGCAGCAAGAGCTGCTCATGAATCCATGCTCAGTGATTCCCCTGCATCACGAGCCCCAGTCTCTGAAACCACTTCAGTTAAACGGCAAGTGTTTATGGTTGTTGGCATCAACACTGCTTTTAGTAGTAGAAAGCGAAGAGACTCTGTGCGCGCAACATGGATGCCAAAAGGTGCGGTggttttctttgcttttgttcttcTGAAATAATTGTATAAACAACAGAATGATGACCAATTAACTTACAATACTAAAAACCCGTGAACAGGTGAGAAAAGAAGACGGTTGGAGCAGGAGAAGGGAATTATAATCCGCTTTGTTATTGGGCACAGGTATCCATTTACAGCTCATTGCTATGCATCTAACTTTATGAAAAAAGACTTCCATCATTACTTCAAAAAGTCTAACCCCTTTCAGTATTCTTTCcttttacattttgaatttAGAAATTCAACTCCACGTGTTTTTATCCAAATTCTCCTAACCAACATTCTATTTCACCTCAGTGCTACTCCAGGCGGTATTCTAGACAGAGCAATTGAAGCAGAGAATAGGAGGCATGGAGATTTTATGAGGCTGGTGTGGATCAACTATCGTTTTCGTTCCAATATTTTTGAGAATTCGAAAATTCTTTGCCTCAATTGAATTTTATGGTTCATGCCAAAACAGGACCATGTTGAAGGTTATCTCGAGTTATCAGCTAAAACAAAGATATATTTTGCTACTGCCGTTGCCATGTGGGACGCAGACTTCTACATTAAAGTGGATGATGATGTGCATGTAAACATAGGTAAAAAAGTCAATGACATTTTCTTCCTCGTAGATCTCAAGCCTATATTGTCTCTGACAAAGCCATGGGGATTGCAGGAGCTCTTGGTGCAACCCTTGCAAAgcaccagaaaaagaagagagtaTACATAGGTTGCATGAAGTCCGGTCCAGTCCTTGCACAAAAGTAAGGAGCACAAAGGAACATTCCTTCAAATATGAAAGTGTTTTGCTGGTTTACCTGAGATAATGGACTTTTCTTATGAACTCTACAGGGGAGTGAGGTACCATGAACCAGAATACTGGAAATTTGGTGAGGAAGGAAACCGGTACTTCCGTCATGCAACAGGTCAACTGTATGCCATCTCAAAAGATTTGGCGTCCTACATTTTGCAGAATCAGTAAGGGCATTCTAAATTGCTTTCTCTTCCGCAAATTGTTTATGAAGAACCTTGAACGACCTGATACACAATCTGTATTATCAGGAAAGTGCTGCACAAGTATGCAAACGAGGATGTCTCCATTGGAGCTTGGTTCATTGGTCTGGATGTTGAGCATATAGATGACAGAACTCTGTGCTGTGGTACACCACCAGGTACAAGAGCATGTGATAACTATATCAGAATATACAAAGTACGTTCATAATCTATATACTTGTAAGAACACATTTATAATCTCATCTTTTTGCAGATTGTGAATGGAAGGCACGCTCAGGGCACGCGTGTGCTGCATCGTTTGATTGGAGTTGCAGTGGCATCTGCAGGTCTGCtgaaagaatttttgaaatacatCGACGTTGTAAAGAAGATGATAAAGCACTTTGGGGCACTGCCTGAACCAGGTAGACTGATGATAAAAAATTTACCGTGACATATCACACAAGGCCGCCGGAATCTGAACAGACTCGGACTGAGCTGAGCCTTGAAAGCATTACCGAATCACCAGATTCATTATGCAGGATACGACTGGgatacctttttcttttctcagaaGCAAATCCTCTCAGAAAATGTTCGGtttcattctttcaaataaTTCGGGCATGATGCTGAGCCCTCTTCATGTGATATGAAAGTTGCCCACAATAATGATCGAGAAGCTGTGTAATTTTTGCATCCGTGTAACTATGATGGTTCTTGCTCCCTTCCAAGATATGCAATTAATGTTCAAGTTTGTACATTAATGTGTAGCCAAGGAAAGCATATCATATACCGTAAGCTATATCTACACGCTATTATCTTGCTGAGAGTGGGTAAGTGCTTCTTTCTGGTGATAATGGAAATATGTCAGACTCCATAATGgtattatttatattttgaatTAAATGGACCATGAAGACTACCTCTGGAAGGCCGAAATTTAGAGCAGTTTCCCGAGAAAATTGCAAAAACGTTCAACCATATGCAACTTTTTTCCCCCTAAAAAGGTAGAAATAATATGACTTCCTGATTCCAAAGTGAGATTCACAGCAAGTTAGCTTCTTCTGAAGCTTCAAGATGCCTTCAGCTTCTACCTTGTTATGAAATACTAACTTTATTGATCATCATATTTGTAAAGAACCATGTGATAGCGAAGCAAGTTCTATTTGATTCTGCTTTAACTCGAACAAAGGGGCTAACTATGGTAAGTAAACATTTCCACAAGCCAAAATTAACACGCTCCAATGCATTTCTCTGTCATGGCATTTTCATGAGCAATCAGCAGAGCTAACTAAGAAGATATAGCATGCGGACCCTTGGTCTTCTTCATTGCATATACAAAGGGCATCCAAGGGTGTCACCGTATAGAAGCAAGTGCGCCAATGCCCCATCATTTAATAAATGTAAGGGACAAATTATCAAGCAAGTTAGAACTGCGGTTCATAACTAAAGCCTCTTATTTAGACCATGGAAAAACCTGTGCTTTCGCCGCTTTGAGTGCTTCTGAGATTGCTTTGATGCAACACAAGGAACAAAATTCACCTGAAGTGTATCCAATGGAAAATTCAGATCATTGCAGAAGATAGCATTTTATAATGTAGTTCATCAAATTTTGCAGCTTCTAAATAAGTGACCAAGACTCTAACAGTCCTCATCACTGGAATATACTCACCCTGTAGCATAAGATATCTATCATGAAAATGTTGGCCATGCATATATTCTAAACTATGTTTTGTGACAAGGAACAGGACAGGAAATCATAGTGTTCCATATCAAAAAAAGGACGTTGAAATAAATAATTGGCACAAGGCTGGTAGAAGCCTTAACTCCAAATTCAGTGTTGAACAGCAAATACATGACAAAAGATAAAAAGACTGCTACAAACTAACGATTTTGTCACACTTTCTCCAAAGCACTGGCAAAAGAAAAATCGACATAAAAAATACAGAACCTGATAGTATTCAAGAGaatgaagggaaaagaaaatgtgacaGACGCACAACCCAGAAAAGCAGGACTGACATATATTTCAGGACCCACAAATTGGAGAAAAATTAGTTTAAAATTCTATGGCAAACAGGCAACAAATAAGTTCATAAACTCAATACAAAGACAAACATCAGGAAGcagaaagacagagagaaagtaaataaataaaaccttTCTCAACGAAATTTTGAAATCACATACTACTATTGTTATTCAAATGTGAAACAAAACATTATCAATTATCAGTAAGTTGAAGACAGGCCCCACAAATTGGAGAAAAATTAGTTTAAATCAATTACCAGTATTATAAACACCAATCACATCTCAAACCAAGAACTATCAGCAATGCATTCTATGGCAAACAGGCAACAAATAAGTTCATAAACTCAATACAAAGACAAACATCAGGAAGcagaaagacagagagaaagtaaataaataaaaccttTCTCAACGAAATTTTGAAATCACATACTACTATTGTTATTCAAATGTGAAACAAAACATTATCAATTATCAGTAAGTTGAAGACAAGAGTCACCTGAGAATTATTTCGAATTCCAAAATCCTGAAGAAGGCTTCCATCATTGATAAGCTTCTCATTACggtaagaaagagaaaaatttgtCCAGACATGCCTCCTGTACCATTTTCAGGACCCCACATGATGAGAATTCAAAGCTTCACTTACAGCACAAGCAAGACGGCAGAACCATTAAATTCATAACAGGGGATTTTCAGTAGATTTCTGTATTAGTCTTAATGAAGTATACTACCATTAAGTAGTTCCGGCgcactgaaaaacaaaaatgatctACGAACCAAACGTAAGTACATGAAAAGAAAGCCCAAGCTTGTGCACTTGAGCTACATAGGCTCCTAATAAGGTCATCAAGGAGCCACTATAGAGAACATATACAAAATGAAATTGACCTTAAATATCTAGTTAGAAAAGCAAACTTCTACCACCCTATACAAGGCTTCCTTGTCCTCTTTATCACAAGCTGCATTGTTCTCTCGAAAAAAGTAAAGTAAAAAAGGAAGCGATAGTTCTCTGACTCGCCTTGCTATTTCTGTTctattcatattcatttcggTTGTTTTAAcagaagaaaccagaaaaaacagaaaagtgaTCATCAAAAAGGCCAGACTATCTTTAATCAATATAAACTACGATAGAGAAGgtaaaaattgcaaaattttacAAACCACAAGCTAGATTCTTATTGCAATATATGGAACGTAACGTTTTATTTCGTCCCTTCCGTAGACATAAGCCAGTAGGGAAAAGGAAGTCGCATCttgcctttctcctcctctctccccACCAACACCGGCCCCCCACCCCACGCTTCTTCCCGACTCCACAGGCTTAGAGAGCGTGAAACGCAAAGGGTAGGGCTTTGATCGTGACGTGACGCTGTCGTCAAGTTCCTTCTTCCCCAATTTCAGGGAGACTGCCCTTCGAGAGCTCCCTACCTACGAAATCGAGATCAGGCCACCCGTCACCTTAATGTATCCACGTCCGGAACCGGCAGTACAAGTAGCCCTGAGAGCATCCTGAGTGTACGGACCGTGGCATACCGAAAGGTCAACGAATCGCTGCGATGGCATATGACGTTCTTAAGGAAAACTAGAGGCATTGAATTCTGAGAAACGGAGAGGACACGACAAACCCGAAAAATAAGTGGATATCAAAGCAAACGTAGACTTAGTTAATATCTAAAGTGTAGAATTGCAGGATATTTTATCAGTTAGTGGGGGAAGTTACAGACAGGTGATCGCACTGACATATTTTACAACTGCAAGTTATAAATTCACTGCAAAAATCCACCAAGCATgaaagcagaagcaacctgAATGATGTTCGGGAAAGTAGGAGCAACCAAAGTTTAATATATTACCATGAAATATGGCGATGGCCCATTTGAGCTTGCTGCatctcatttgttttctttgcgATTGCTAGCTTCAAGTCCTTAACTGTGGCGGAATTTAGCACCGCAACCTCTTCAATGACGATCACCAGTCAGTTCAGTCGATTAATATATACGCGACGGCATTTCCCACAGAGGGCTAAGAATGAAATAAACGACATGCTTAAAccgtaaaagaagaaaaataagagcaAAGAAGCATAAAACTAGTTAAAATCCACTCGCCTCTTCACTTTCGTTTTGCCTAAGGGCGAAGCAAAAAGAATCCAAAACCTGTAAAAGAACTCCTTTGGAAATGCCAAAAAATTCGACTGCCCCAATTGTCGTCTACAATCAACGCCTCGAGCTTTGGATAAATCAAATTAAAAGCTATTTTTGCGAGAAACCCACTCTAGAAAGGACGTACTAACCGAAGGTGGAGCCATCCATTCTGAGGATGGAGATCTTCATGGCGCTCCCCATCTCCAGGTTGATGAGGGTATCGACATCGGCGAGAGTGGGTTTCTTGGGGACGTCGGAGAGAATAGGATCGTCCAGAAGTGCGGAGAGAATCGATTGTAGCCGCGCTTTCTTGACCGCGCTGCTGTTGTAGGCTACGGCCTCCTCTGGTCCGCTTGGCTGCTTCTCCATTGGCGCGCGCGtgcgacagagagagagagagagaaaggaaaatcagCGATCTGCAAAATAACGAAGAACTTGAAATGGGGTCCGGTTCATGGGACTCTGAAGCTTAAATCTGATTTTGCATAAACCAATCTAGCCGACTTCACAATTTAccaaacaatgaaaaacaagCTAAATAATCCAGTTTGGGAGAACGGTTTAGCATATAAAATATGATACACTGAATCTAACTAACTGAGTGTTGGAgacattttgttttatttaaggGTAAAGGGCCGTTTTCTACCGTTTCGAAGAAAGTATCTGCCTTGCCTCTTCCCTGTGCACATCATGTTCACGGAGCTGAACTTATGATTGAACTTAAAAAGTGAACCACCTTACTGCCCAGTGCactcaaaacagaaaaattatACTGAAGTTAAAACACATCTGAGATTAAATATACTGTTATATTTCGCGGTTAGAGGACTACATTGGGTtacgttttcttttcttttcttttttccccttagAATTTAACCATGTGAACGTGAATCATATCGCTTGTTCAGAACATCAGTAAGACGGTCGAACGGATCGCAAAACTCGGCGCCCATAATTCTTTGTGTTTTATTCGTTTACAAAGTTGTATTTTATGAAAAACTATTACAGAAAAAGTTCTCTTTTATGAACACCATTCACAGTTCCCTCCTATATAATGAAAATCATTTGAAGTTCGACCTGCAAAACATGTTAACTAGGAATTGCGAATGGatagaactaaaaaaaaactaaatactTTATGGACGatatatattaatttgaatCGGGCATAGACAAGACTTCATACAAAGCCCAACTGACCCTGTAAATTTAATCTACATTTATTGCCGTcaacttgaaagaaaaaaccaaccAAGGGTTGACCTTGGACCTTCTGCTGATGTCGTCAACAGTTGCCTGCCTTGCCTTTTATGGAAAAATGACATCTTTCAAAGTGGTTTAACATAATTGGGGGATACAATTGTTGAAGCAATATACGCAATTAGCAATCCTCCTCCTGTCGAGAAGGCTGCAGAGACACGAGAAGCAGTAGCCAATGTTTCCGTCCGTTTATATCCTTGAAAATGCCTTGTTGCGATGAATTTGGTGCGGAACGGCTAAAACCTGTCTTGTGAAATTTATCATACAATTACAGATCTCCACCACACTGTGAAAATAAGCTGGCTAAGGGAATGTAGTTAAGACCATTAAGTTCAAAGCTAAGAGTCCAACACACTTTCTGTGTTTCTGTCAGCATGATCCGATTAGGGTCTACCAAACCCCAGCTTGCcgactacaaaaaaaaaaattgaaactacTTTACAAGATTGGACTAGGACACAGGATAAAAATCATAAGCTAACACAGGAATAACAGAACAAAGAAATAGAGAGAGCATGTGTCATAATGGTTCCTCCAATTGATAATATACAAACATCTTCAAATTTACATCAACCCATTTGTATGTCAACCAAAGAACTAAACCAAAGCGACAGGCCAAACCTAAAATATGCCATGCCCAGCTAGACACCCTCtattgtctttcattttttaccaTAGGAGGTTCTGAGATCCCAGTCGCAAAACCAGCTGGCATGCATTCATGGTTTGTCCGCTCTTCCACTTGAAGAAGACGATTCACCCAATGATACAGACGCAAGAGAAGATGCCCAAACTCTAGCATTATTAGCCCCTTTATGAAACTTCCTCATCTTAGATTGCCGCAGCTTGCTCCACAGCCTTTTTAAATTCAATACATGTGCTGCCTGCTCTAGCAGGGTACTTCGGCTCCCAAAGATAGCCCCAAAGTTTACATTCTGACCACGCAGAGCCCAAAGAGTTCTCAGCCGAGAAAGTAC
This genomic interval carries:
- the LOC116260235 gene encoding U11/U12 small nuclear ribonucleoprotein 25 kDa protein, which encodes MEKQPSGPEEAVAYNSSAVKKARLQSILSALLDDPILSDVPKKPTLADVDTLINLEMGSAMKISILRMDGSTFEVAVLNSATVKDLKLAIAKKTNEMQQAQMGHRHISWRHVWTNFSLSYRNEKLINDGSLLQDFGIRNNSQVNFVPCVASKQSQKHSKRRKHRFFHGLNKRL